The following proteins come from a genomic window of Pseudomonas putida:
- a CDS encoding alkaline phosphatase family protein — protein sequence MQHNVILVLLDGLNHQVAHHAMGHLHAYVEADRAALYRVECELPSLSRPLYECILTGVAPIDSGIVHNNINRLSNQRSVFHYAREANLGTAAAAYHWMSELYNRSPFDPQRDRHTHAPKLPIQHGLFYWDDRYPDSHLLADAEYLRRRHAPNFLLVHPMSIDDTGHRHGLDSSQYRNAARSADILLADYLPRWLEEGYQVLVTADHGMNNDRSHNGLLAEEREVPLFVFGDAFSLDPAAKPLQTELCGTICELLGAAHDKTVCRELLK from the coding sequence ATGCAACACAACGTCATCCTGGTCCTGCTCGACGGCCTCAACCACCAGGTCGCGCATCACGCCATGGGCCACCTGCACGCTTACGTCGAAGCCGACCGTGCCGCGCTGTACCGCGTGGAATGCGAGCTGCCGTCGCTGTCCCGGCCGCTGTACGAGTGCATCCTCACCGGCGTGGCGCCGATCGACAGCGGTATCGTGCACAACAACATCAACCGCCTGTCCAACCAGCGCAGTGTGTTCCACTACGCCCGCGAGGCCAACCTGGGCACGGCTGCGGCGGCTTATCACTGGATGAGCGAGTTGTACAACCGCTCGCCCTTCGACCCGCAGCGCGACCGCCATACCCACGCGCCGAAGCTGCCGATCCAGCACGGCCTGTTCTATTGGGACGACCGCTACCCCGACTCGCACCTGCTGGCCGACGCCGAATACCTGCGCCGCCGCCATGCGCCGAACTTTTTGCTGGTGCACCCGATGAGCATCGACGACACCGGCCACCGCCACGGCCTGGACAGCAGCCAGTACCGCAACGCTGCGCGCAGCGCCGACATCCTGTTGGCCGACTACCTGCCGCGCTGGCTCGAAGAGGGCTACCAGGTACTGGTCACCGCCGACCACGGCATGAACAATGACCGTTCGCACAACGGCCTGCTGGCCGAAGAGCGCGAAGTGCCGCTGTTCGTGTTTGGCGACGCCTTCAGCCTCGACCCGGCCGCCAAGCCGCTGCAAACCGAGCTGTGTGGCACTATCTGCGAGTTGCTTGGCGCTGCCCACGACAAAACCGTCTGCCGGGAGTTGCTCAAGTGA
- a CDS encoding ABC transporter substrate-binding protein, translating to MKKLFMASLLGSAMALCTSAMAAGTDLKALEDAARKEGTINSVGMPDAWANWKGTWEDLASKYGLKHTDTDMSSAQEIAKFDAEKDNASADIGDVGAAFGPIAVAKGVSQPYKPSTWDQVPDWAKDKDGHWALAYTGTIAFIINKDLVKEEERPKTWHDLEKGKYKVAIGDVSTAAQAANGVLAAAIAYKGDEGNVAPGLHLFTKLAQQKRLSLANPTIQTLEKGEVEVGVVWDFNGLSYRDQIDPKRFEVLIPSDGSVISGYTTIINKYAKNPNAAKLAREYIFSDAGQINLAKGHARPIRAEHLKLPADVQAKLLPNEQYGAAQPIKNPEVWEATSKKLPQMWQEQVIIEME from the coding sequence ATGAAAAAGTTGTTCATGGCGTCACTGCTCGGTTCGGCCATGGCCCTGTGTACCTCGGCCATGGCCGCCGGCACCGACCTCAAGGCCCTGGAAGACGCTGCCCGCAAAGAAGGCACGATCAACAGCGTGGGCATGCCCGATGCCTGGGCCAACTGGAAAGGCACCTGGGAAGACCTGGCCAGCAAGTACGGCCTCAAGCACACCGACACCGACATGAGCTCGGCCCAGGAAATCGCCAAGTTCGATGCCGAGAAGGACAACGCCAGCGCCGATATCGGTGACGTCGGTGCCGCCTTCGGCCCGATTGCCGTGGCCAAGGGCGTGAGCCAGCCGTACAAGCCGAGCACCTGGGACCAGGTGCCGGACTGGGCCAAGGACAAGGATGGTCACTGGGCGCTGGCCTATACCGGCACCATCGCCTTCATCATCAACAAGGACCTGGTGAAGGAAGAAGAACGCCCTAAAACCTGGCACGACCTGGAAAAAGGCAAGTACAAGGTCGCCATCGGCGATGTCAGTACTGCGGCCCAGGCCGCCAACGGCGTGCTGGCCGCAGCCATCGCCTACAAGGGCGATGAGGGCAACGTCGCCCCGGGCCTTCATCTCTTCACCAAGCTGGCCCAGCAGAAGCGCCTGTCGCTTGCCAACCCGACCATCCAGACCCTGGAGAAAGGCGAGGTCGAAGTGGGCGTGGTATGGGACTTCAATGGCCTGAGCTACCGCGACCAGATCGACCCGAAACGCTTCGAAGTGCTGATCCCGTCGGACGGGTCGGTCATCTCCGGCTACACCACCATCATCAACAAATACGCCAAAAACCCCAATGCAGCGAAGCTTGCGCGTGAGTACATCTTCAGCGATGCCGGGCAGATCAACCTGGCCAAGGGGCATGCCCGGCCGATCCGCGCCGAGCACCTGAAACTGCCCGCAGACGTGCAGGCCAAGCTGCTGCCCAACGAGCAGTACGGCGCTGCACAGCCGATCAAGAACCCCGAGGTGTGGGAAGCGACCTCGAAAAAGCTGCCGCAGATGTGGCAGGAGCAAGTCATCATCGAGATGGAATGA
- a CDS encoding UTRA domain-containing protein: MQSTPPRAVTAICHALQEQIEHGLLAPGGKLPAERKLSEVFDTTRITLREALVQLEAQGLIYREERRGWFVAPERLTYDLIERSHFHAMVRDQGREASTELLSARLQPASAAICARLHLPALSSVIRICRLRRIDGRAVLYAEHYLNPRYFPDILEHDLAQSLTEIYGRVYGIRYGQVCFEILPTALPLAAAAALKVSTGSPGLHITRVNSDQHGHLIDCDLEYWRHDAIRIRAQAG, translated from the coding sequence ATGCAGTCGACGCCACCGCGTGCGGTAACAGCCATCTGCCATGCCTTGCAGGAGCAGATCGAGCACGGCCTGCTGGCACCGGGCGGCAAGCTGCCGGCCGAGCGCAAACTCAGCGAGGTGTTCGATACCACGCGGATCACCCTGCGCGAGGCCCTGGTGCAACTGGAAGCCCAAGGGCTGATCTACCGCGAAGAGCGGCGCGGCTGGTTCGTCGCCCCCGAGCGGCTGACCTACGACCTGATCGAGCGTAGCCACTTTCACGCGATGGTGCGGGACCAGGGGCGGGAGGCCAGTACCGAACTGCTTTCGGCCCGGTTGCAACCGGCATCGGCGGCCATTTGCGCGCGTCTGCACCTGCCGGCGCTGTCCAGCGTGATACGCATCTGCCGGTTGCGGCGTATCGATGGGCGGGCGGTGCTGTATGCCGAGCACTACCTCAACCCGCGCTACTTCCCCGACATCCTCGAACATGACCTTGCGCAGTCGTTGACCGAGATTTATGGGCGGGTCTATGGCATCCGCTATGGGCAGGTATGCTTTGAAATCCTGCCCACGGCGTTACCCTTGGCTGCGGCCGCAGCCTTGAAAGTGTCCACCGGCAGCCCGGGGCTGCATATCACCCGGGTCAACAGTGACCAGCATGGGCACCTGATCGACTGTGACCTTGAGTATTGGCGGCATGATGCGATCCGCATCCGCGCCCAGGCGGGATAA
- a CDS encoding mechanosensitive ion channel family protein, with protein sequence MPALLRCLALLLFLFISPVQAAGLPGLLGSSAPAQPEATEPLGKSLDEVIKNLENDQQRAKLLADLKKLRDATKQSQPTAEQGVLGLIGGALHDFEKQFSGDASPFQRWALEIDQAQAELAELVVPVHQWPAILFGFAAIIAVWSLLAYAFNWIGHRVRVRFGLTEELPQHPRTWDLVRFALRKLGPWLVALVFTVYLSFALPSSLGKSMAMVLAYALVVGTCFSAICVIAFSLLDGPHRHRALHILRHQAFRPLWLIGSFAAFGEAMSDPRLTVALGTHLAHALATLANVIAALCTGLFILRFRRPIAHLIRNQPLSRRLTRRTLSDTIEILGSFWYIPAMILVAISLFATFVSAGDTSTALRQSLMCTVLVVVCMVLNGLVRRHAANPKRANKRQAVYTERLRNFGYVLVHLFIWLVFIELGLRVWGQSMISFAEGEGHEVSLRLLGLAGTLIVAWLVWILADTAVHHALVRSRRGLANARAQTMMPLIRNVMFVVIFIIALIVALANMGMNVTPLLAGAGVIGLAIGFGAQSLVADLITGLFIIIEDSLAIDDYVDVGGHLGTVEGLTIRTVRLRDIDGIVHTIPFSEIKSIKNYSREFGYAIFRVAIPHSMNIDQAITLIREVGQKLRNDPLMRRNIWSPLELQGVESFESGSAILRARFKTAPIKQWEVSRAFNLALKRQLDAAGLDLATPRLSVQVVTAGGGAMAEAGGTAD encoded by the coding sequence GTGCCAGCCCTCCTGCGTTGCCTTGCCCTGCTGCTGTTTCTGTTCATCTCCCCGGTACAAGCCGCCGGCCTGCCTGGCCTGCTTGGCTCCAGTGCGCCGGCCCAGCCAGAAGCCACCGAGCCCTTGGGCAAATCGCTGGACGAGGTGATCAAGAACCTGGAGAACGACCAGCAACGCGCCAAGCTGCTGGCCGACCTGAAAAAGCTGCGTGACGCCACCAAGCAGTCGCAACCTACCGCCGAACAGGGCGTGCTGGGCCTGATCGGCGGTGCGCTGCATGATTTCGAGAAGCAGTTCAGCGGCGACGCCAGCCCGTTCCAGCGGTGGGCGCTGGAAATCGACCAGGCCCAGGCGGAGCTGGCTGAACTGGTGGTGCCCGTGCACCAGTGGCCGGCGATCCTGTTCGGCTTTGCCGCGATCATCGCCGTGTGGAGCCTGCTGGCCTATGCATTCAACTGGATCGGCCACCGGGTGCGTGTGCGCTTCGGCCTGACAGAGGAGTTGCCGCAGCACCCGCGCACCTGGGACCTGGTGCGCTTCGCCCTGCGCAAGCTGGGGCCGTGGCTGGTGGCGCTGGTGTTCACGGTGTACCTGAGCTTTGCCCTGCCCTCCTCGCTCGGCAAGTCCATGGCCATGGTGTTGGCCTATGCGCTGGTGGTGGGCACCTGCTTCTCAGCCATCTGCGTGATCGCCTTCTCGCTGCTCGACGGCCCGCACCGCCACCGCGCGCTGCACATCCTGCGCCACCAGGCATTTCGGCCGCTGTGGCTGATCGGCAGCTTCGCCGCCTTTGGCGAAGCGATGAGCGACCCGCGCCTGACCGTCGCCCTTGGTACACACCTGGCGCACGCCCTGGCCACCCTGGCCAATGTGATTGCCGCGCTGTGCACCGGGCTGTTCATCCTGCGTTTCCGCCGCCCGATCGCCCACCTGATCCGCAACCAGCCCCTGTCGCGGCGCCTGACCCGGCGCACCCTGAGCGACACCATCGAAATCCTCGGCAGCTTCTGGTACATACCGGCGATGATCCTGGTGGCGATCTCGCTGTTCGCCACTTTCGTGTCGGCCGGCGACACCAGCACCGCGCTGCGCCAGTCACTGATGTGCACGGTGCTGGTGGTGGTGTGCATGGTGCTCAATGGCCTGGTGCGCCGCCACGCCGCCAACCCCAAGCGCGCCAACAAGCGGCAGGCGGTATACACAGAGCGCCTGCGCAACTTCGGTTATGTGCTGGTGCACCTGTTCATCTGGCTGGTGTTCATCGAACTGGGGCTGCGCGTTTGGGGCCAGTCGATGATCAGCTTCGCCGAAGGTGAGGGCCATGAAGTCAGCCTGCGCCTGCTGGGCCTGGCCGGCACGCTGATTGTCGCCTGGCTGGTGTGGATACTGGCCGACACGGCCGTGCACCACGCACTGGTGCGTTCACGCCGGGGCCTTGCCAATGCCCGGGCGCAAACCATGATGCCGCTGATCCGCAACGTGATGTTCGTGGTGATCTTCATCATTGCGCTGATCGTCGCCCTGGCCAACATGGGCATGAACGTCACGCCGCTGCTGGCCGGTGCCGGTGTGATCGGCCTGGCCATCGGTTTTGGCGCGCAGTCGCTGGTGGCCGACCTGATCACGGGCCTGTTCATCATCATCGAAGACTCCCTGGCCATCGACGACTATGTCGATGTGGGCGGCCACCTGGGCACCGTCGAAGGCCTGACCATCCGCACCGTGCGCCTGCGCGACATCGATGGCATCGTGCATACCATCCCGTTCAGCGAGATCAAGAGCATCAAGAACTACTCGCGCGAGTTCGGCTATGCGATCTTCCGTGTTGCCATCCCGCACAGCATGAACATCGACCAGGCCATCACGCTGATCCGCGAAGTGGGACAGAAACTGCGCAACGATCCACTGATGCGCCGCAATATCTGGTCACCCCTTGAGCTGCAAGGGGTGGAAAGTTTCGAGTCTGGTTCGGCGATTCTGCGGGCGCGCTTCAAGACCGCACCCATCAAGCAATGGGAAGTGTCGCGGGCGTTCAACCTGGCTTTGAAGCGCCAACTGGATGCAGCAGGGCTGGACCTGGCGACGCCACGCTTGTCGGTGCAGGTGGTGACGGCGGGCGGCGGCGCGATGGCAGAAGCCGGCGGGACTGCCGATTAG
- a CDS encoding M18 family aminopeptidase — protein sequence MREALNTGLIDFLKASPTPFHATASLALRLEAAGYQRLDERDSWATVPGGRYYVTRNDSSIIAINLGKQAPLQGGIRMVGAHTDSPCLRVKPQPELQRQGFLQLGVEVYGGALLAPWFDRDLSLAGRVTFRRDGKVESQLIDFKLPIAIIPNLAIHLNRTANEGWQINPQNELPPILAQVAGDERIDFRALLTEQLAREHQLNADVVLDYELSFYDTQDAALIGLNSDFIAGARLDNLLSCYAGLQALLAADSDETCVLVCNDHEEVGSCSACGADGPMLEQTLQRLLPDGDTYVRTIQRSLMVSADNAHGVHPNYADKHDGNHGPKLNAGPVIKVNNNQRYATNSETAGFFRHLCMAEEVPVQSFVVRSDMGCGSTIGPITASHLGVRTVDIGLPTFAMHSIRELCGSHDLAHLVKVLTAFYRSRELP from the coding sequence ATGCGCGAAGCACTGAACACCGGCCTGATCGATTTTCTCAAGGCCTCCCCTACGCCCTTCCACGCCACCGCCAGCCTGGCCCTGCGCCTGGAGGCGGCCGGCTACCAGCGCCTGGACGAGCGTGACAGTTGGGCCACGGTGCCTGGCGGCCGCTACTACGTCACCCGCAACGACTCTTCGATCATCGCCATCAACCTGGGCAAACAAGCGCCGCTGCAGGGTGGCATTCGCATGGTCGGTGCGCACACCGACAGCCCGTGCCTGCGGGTCAAGCCGCAGCCGGAGCTGCAGCGCCAGGGTTTCCTGCAGTTGGGTGTGGAAGTCTACGGCGGCGCCCTGCTGGCGCCGTGGTTCGACCGTGACCTGTCGCTGGCCGGCCGCGTGACCTTCCGGCGTGATGGCAAGGTCGAAAGCCAGCTGATCGACTTCAAGCTGCCGATCGCTATCATTCCCAACCTGGCGATCCACCTCAACCGCACCGCCAACGAAGGCTGGCAGATCAACCCGCAGAACGAACTGCCGCCGATCCTGGCCCAGGTGGCCGGCGATGAGCGCATCGACTTCCGCGCCCTGCTCACCGAGCAGCTTGCCCGTGAACACCAGCTCAACGCCGACGTGGTGCTGGACTACGAGCTGAGCTTCTACGATACCCAGGACGCCGCACTGATCGGCCTGAACAGTGACTTCATCGCCGGGGCGCGCCTGGACAACCTGCTGTCGTGCTACGCCGGCCTGCAGGCGCTGCTGGCCGCTGACAGTGACGAAACCTGTGTGCTGGTGTGCAACGACCACGAAGAAGTCGGCAGCTGCTCGGCCTGTGGCGCCGACGGCCCGATGCTCGAGCAGACCCTGCAGCGCCTGCTGCCGGACGGCGACACTTATGTGCGCACCATCCAGCGTTCGCTCATGGTCTCGGCCGACAATGCCCACGGGGTGCACCCCAACTACGCCGACAAGCATGACGGCAACCACGGGCCCAAGCTCAATGCAGGGCCGGTGATCAAGGTCAACAACAACCAGCGCTACGCTACCAACAGCGAAACCGCGGGCTTCTTCCGCCACCTGTGCATGGCCGAAGAAGTGCCGGTGCAGAGCTTCGTGGTGCGCAGCGACATGGGTTGCGGCTCGACCATCGGTCCGATCACCGCTAGCCACCTGGGCGTGCGCACGGTCGATATCGGCCTGCCGACCTTTGCCATGCACTCGATCCGTGAGCTGTGCGGCAGCCATGATCTGGCGCACCTGGTGAAGGTATTGACCGCGTTCTACCGCAGCCGCGAACTGCCCTGA
- a CDS encoding RluA family pseudouridine synthase: protein MPLSNVQILHEDAAILVVNKPTLLLSVPGRADDNKDCLITRLQENGYPDALIVHRLDWETSGIILLARDADSHRELSRQFHDRETEKAYTALCWGQPALDSGSIDLPLRYDPPTKPRHVVDHEQGKHALTFWRILERCGDHCRVELTPITGRSHQLRVHMLSIGHPLLGDRLYANPEALAAHERLCLHAAMLSFTHPVSGERLKFECPAPF, encoded by the coding sequence ATGCCGCTGTCGAACGTCCAGATCCTTCATGAAGACGCCGCCATCCTGGTGGTCAACAAGCCGACCCTGCTGCTGTCGGTGCCAGGCCGCGCCGATGACAACAAGGACTGCCTGATCACCCGCCTGCAGGAAAACGGCTACCCGGATGCGCTGATCGTCCACCGCCTGGACTGGGAAACCTCCGGCATCATCCTGCTGGCCCGCGATGCCGACAGCCACCGCGAGCTGTCGCGCCAGTTCCACGACCGCGAGACCGAGAAGGCCTACACCGCCCTGTGCTGGGGCCAGCCGGCGCTGGACAGCGGCAGCATCGACCTGCCCCTGCGCTATGACCCGCCCACCAAGCCACGCCATGTGGTGGACCACGAGCAAGGCAAACACGCCCTGACCTTCTGGCGCATCCTCGAGCGTTGCGGCGACCACTGCCGGGTTGAGTTGACGCCGATCACCGGCCGTTCGCACCAGTTGCGCGTGCACATGCTGTCGATCGGGCACCCGCTGCTCGGTGACCGTTTGTATGCCAACCCCGAGGCACTGGCGGCACATGAGCGGTTGTGCCTGCATGCGGCAATGTTGAGCTTCACCCACCCGGTTTCCGGGGAGCGGCTGAAGTTCGAGTGCCCTGCACCTTTTTAA
- the minE gene encoding cell division topological specificity factor MinE translates to MNLFDFFRGRQKQTSASVAKERLQIIVAHERGQRSEPDYLPALQKELLEVIRKYVNIGSDDVHIELENQGSCSILELNITLPDR, encoded by the coding sequence ATGAACCTTTTTGACTTCTTTCGTGGCAGACAGAAACAGACCAGTGCGTCGGTGGCGAAAGAGCGTCTACAGATCATCGTGGCGCATGAGCGCGGCCAGCGCAGCGAACCGGACTACCTGCCGGCACTGCAGAAAGAGCTGCTCGAGGTGATCCGCAAGTATGTGAACATCGGCAGCGATGATGTGCACATCGAACTGGAAAACCAGGGCAGTTGCTCGATCCTGGAGCTGAACATCACCCTGCCCGATCGCTGA
- the minD gene encoding septum site-determining protein MinD — MAKILVVTSGKGGVGKTTTSAAIGTGLALRGHKTVIVDFDVGLRNLDLIMGCERRVVYDFVNVVNGEANLQQALIKDKRLENLYVLAASQTRDKDALTQEGVEKVLMDLKEQFEYVICDSPAGIEKGAHLAMYFADEAIVVTNPEVSSVRDSDRMLGILSSKSRRSENGEEPIKEHLLITRYHPERVVKGEMLSVADVEEILSIKLKGVIPESQAVLKASNQGIPVILDDQSDAGQAYSDAVDRLLGKEKPMRFIDVQKKGFFERIFGSK; from the coding sequence TTGGCCAAGATTCTCGTCGTTACTTCCGGCAAGGGGGGGGTGGGCAAGACCACCACCAGCGCCGCCATCGGCACCGGCCTCGCTCTGCGCGGCCACAAGACGGTCATCGTCGACTTCGACGTGGGGCTGCGTAACCTCGACCTGATCATGGGCTGCGAGCGCCGCGTGGTTTACGACTTCGTCAACGTGGTCAACGGTGAAGCCAACCTGCAGCAGGCCCTGATCAAGGACAAGCGCCTGGAGAACCTGTACGTGCTGGCCGCCAGCCAGACCCGCGACAAGGACGCGCTGACCCAGGAAGGCGTCGAAAAGGTACTGATGGACCTGAAAGAACAGTTCGAGTACGTCATCTGCGACTCGCCGGCGGGTATCGAGAAAGGCGCGCACCTGGCCATGTACTTCGCCGACGAAGCCATCGTCGTGACCAACCCTGAAGTGTCTTCGGTACGTGACTCCGACCGTATGCTGGGTATCCTGTCGAGCAAGTCGCGCCGCTCTGAAAACGGCGAAGAGCCGATCAAGGAGCACCTGCTGATCACCCGTTACCACCCCGAGCGTGTCGTCAAGGGCGAAATGCTGAGCGTGGCCGACGTGGAAGAGATCCTGTCGATCAAGCTCAAGGGTGTGATCCCGGAGTCGCAGGCGGTACTCAAGGCGTCCAACCAAGGTATCCCGGTCATTCTCGATGATCAGAGCGATGCGGGCCAAGCCTACAGCGATGCGGTCGACCGCCTGCTGGGCAAAGAGAAGCCGATGCGCTTCATCGATGTACAGAAGAAGGGATTCTTCGAGCGCATTTTCGGGAGCAAATAA
- the minC gene encoding septum site-determining protein MinC — MQTMSPNHTPDTASVFQLKGSMLAITVLELGRNDLEALDRQLAAKVAQAPNFFSNTPLVLALDKLPADEGAIDLPGLMRICRHHGLRTLAIRASRIEDIAAAIAIDLPVLPPSGARERPLEPEPEVKKPEPAPAAEPQIRPTRIITSPVRGGQQIYAQGGDLVVTASVSPGAELLADGNIHVYGAMRGRALAGIKGNTKARIFCQQMTAEMVSIAGQYKVCEDLRRDPLWGGGVQVSLSGDVLNITRL; from the coding sequence ATGCAGACCATGAGCCCAAACCACACACCCGACACCGCCTCCGTGTTCCAGCTCAAGGGCAGCATGCTCGCCATCACTGTGCTGGAGCTGGGGCGCAACGACCTTGAAGCCCTCGACCGCCAGCTGGCGGCGAAAGTGGCCCAAGCCCCCAATTTTTTCAGCAACACACCGTTGGTGCTGGCGCTGGACAAGCTGCCGGCCGACGAAGGGGCGATCGACCTGCCCGGGCTGATGCGCATCTGCCGTCACCACGGCCTGCGGACCCTGGCGATCCGTGCCAGCCGCATCGAGGACATCGCTGCCGCGATCGCCATCGACCTGCCGGTATTGCCGCCCTCCGGCGCCCGTGAGCGGCCGCTGGAGCCGGAGCCGGAAGTGAAAAAGCCCGAGCCGGCGCCCGCCGCAGAGCCGCAAATCCGCCCGACCCGGATCATCACCTCGCCTGTGCGTGGCGGCCAGCAGATCTATGCTCAGGGTGGCGACCTGGTGGTCACAGCCTCAGTCAGCCCGGGTGCGGAACTTCTTGCCGATGGCAACATCCATGTGTACGGCGCCATGCGCGGCCGCGCCCTGGCCGGCATCAAAGGCAACACCAAGGCCCGTATCTTCTGCCAGCAGATGACCGCCGAAATGGTCTCAATCGCTGGTCAGTACAAGGTCTGCGAGGACCTGCGCCGCGACCCGCTGTGGGGCGGCGGCGTGCAAGTCAGCCTGTCCGGTGACGTGTTGAACATCACCCGTCTTTAA
- a CDS encoding lipid A biosynthesis lauroyl acyltransferase, with protein sequence MERPRFRPYFLHPRFWGLWLGLGLLWLVVQLPYRALLWLGAALGALMYRVAGERRRIAARNLELCFPEMSVDERRRLLKANFASTGIAFFEMAMSWWWPKARLARLAHIEGLEHLQAAQQAGQGAILMAVHFTTLEIGAALLGQVHTIDGMYREHGNPLFDFIQRSGRERHNLDSLAVEREDVRGMLKLLRAGRAIWYAPDQDYGAKQSLFVPLFGIQAATVTATTKFARLGKAQVIPFTQKRLEDGSGYRLVIHPPLESFPGESEEADCLRINQWIEGVLRECPEQYLWAHRRFKSRPEGAPRLYEKKKR encoded by the coding sequence ATGGAACGCCCGCGTTTTCGTCCCTATTTCCTTCACCCCAGGTTCTGGGGCCTGTGGCTGGGCCTGGGCCTGCTGTGGCTGGTGGTGCAATTGCCCTACCGCGCCCTGTTGTGGCTTGGCGCTGCCCTGGGCGCGCTGATGTACCGGGTGGCCGGTGAGCGCCGACGCATCGCTGCACGCAACCTGGAACTGTGTTTCCCCGAGATGTCCGTCGACGAACGGCGCCGTTTGCTGAAGGCGAATTTCGCCTCCACCGGCATCGCTTTCTTCGAAATGGCCATGAGCTGGTGGTGGCCCAAGGCCAGGCTGGCGCGCCTGGCGCACATCGAGGGCCTCGAGCACCTGCAAGCCGCGCAACAGGCCGGGCAGGGCGCGATCCTCATGGCTGTGCATTTCACCACCCTGGAGATCGGCGCCGCGTTGCTGGGCCAGGTGCACACCATCGACGGCATGTACCGCGAGCATGGCAATCCGCTGTTCGACTTCATCCAGCGCAGCGGCCGTGAGCGCCACAACCTCGATTCGCTGGCGGTGGAGCGTGAAGACGTGCGCGGCATGCTTAAACTGCTGCGCGCCGGCCGCGCCATCTGGTATGCGCCCGACCAGGACTACGGCGCCAAGCAGAGCCTGTTCGTGCCGTTGTTCGGCATCCAGGCGGCGACGGTTACCGCCACCACCAAGTTCGCCCGCCTGGGCAAGGCACAGGTCATTCCCTTCACCCAGAAGCGCCTGGAGGATGGCAGTGGCTATCGCCTGGTGATCCACCCGCCGCTGGAGAGCTTCCCCGGTGAAAGCGAAGAGGCCGATTGCCTGCGCATCAACCAGTGGATCGAAGGCGTGTTGCGCGAGTGCCCCGAGCAATACCTGTGGGCGCACCGGCGCTTCAAGTCGCGGCCTGAAGGTGCGCCGCGGCTGTATGAAAAGAAAAAACGCTGA
- a CDS encoding patatin-like phospholipase family protein, with protein MAPPPTTGLILSGGGARAAYQVGVLAGIAELLPAGAANPFPVIVGTSAGAINAVTLASGAMRFSEAVQRLTTFWQNLGSHLVLRSDWPGVIRQASRFVGHSLLGLGGQAPVALLDSSPLRGLLQSHIDLDGITHALASEQLRAVAVTAFGYESGQAVTFYQGRGTIDAWLRHRRLGVPTPLTVDHLLASSAIPLLFAPVRLGDEYYGDGAVRQSAPISPALHLGASRVLVVGVSGNPQRPAPPLPTQRVFSGHQPSLAQIAGHMLNSTFIDSLEGDIELLQRLNHLSRLLPAHLDARRLGLAPIEVLVVAPSQPLDEIAARHRRELPAALRLFLRGPGATRTSGAGVLSYLLFEASYCSELIELGRRDALAKRRELEQFLGV; from the coding sequence ATGGCCCCACCCCCCACCACCGGCCTGATCCTCTCTGGCGGCGGTGCCCGCGCCGCCTATCAGGTTGGCGTTCTGGCCGGCATCGCCGAGCTGCTGCCTGCCGGCGCTGCCAACCCCTTCCCGGTGATTGTCGGTACCTCGGCCGGCGCCATCAATGCCGTGACCCTGGCCAGTGGCGCAATGCGCTTCAGCGAGGCGGTGCAACGGCTCACCACCTTCTGGCAGAACCTGGGCAGCCACCTGGTGTTGCGCAGCGACTGGCCCGGTGTAATCCGCCAGGCCAGCCGCTTTGTCGGCCACAGCCTGCTGGGGCTGGGTGGCCAGGCACCGGTTGCCCTGCTCGACAGCAGCCCGCTGCGCGGCTTGCTGCAGTCGCACATTGACCTCGATGGCATTACCCATGCCCTGGCCAGCGAGCAACTGCGCGCGGTGGCGGTTACCGCATTCGGCTACGAGTCTGGCCAGGCAGTGACCTTCTATCAGGGCCGCGGCACCATTGACGCCTGGCTACGCCACCGCCGCCTCGGCGTGCCCACGCCGTTGACCGTTGACCACTTGTTGGCCAGCTCGGCTATCCCGCTGCTGTTCGCCCCGGTTCGGCTCGGCGACGAGTATTACGGCGACGGCGCGGTACGCCAGTCGGCGCCGATCAGCCCGGCCCTGCACCTGGGGGCCAGCCGCGTGCTGGTGGTCGGCGTCAGCGGCAACCCGCAGCGGCCAGCGCCGCCGCTGCCGACCCAGCGCGTGTTCAGTGGCCATCAGCCAAGCCTGGCGCAGATCGCTGGGCATATGCTTAACAGCACGTTCATCGACAGCCTGGAAGGCGATATCGAGCTGTTGCAGCGTTTGAACCACCTCAGCCGCCTGCTGCCGGCCCACCTGGATGCGCGACGCCTGGGCCTGGCGCCGATCGAGGTGCTGGTGGTGGCGCCCAGCCAGCCGCTGGACGAAATTGCCGCGCGGCATCGGCGCGAGCTGCCGGCGGCGCTGCGCTTGTTCCTGCGCGGGCCGGGGGCGACGCGGACCAGCGGGGCTGGGGTGTTGAGCTACTTGCTGTTCGAAGCCAGCTATTGCAGCGAGCTGATCGAGCTGGGGCGGCGGGATGCGCTGGCCAAGCGGCGGGAGCTGGAGCAGTTTCTGGGGGTGTAA